Proteins found in one Triticum urartu cultivar G1812 chromosome 4, Tu2.1, whole genome shotgun sequence genomic segment:
- the LOC125550895 gene encoding uncharacterized protein LOC125550895 has translation MVEHQQSTSALHFLFHYKHKHIISSSIRNMACHQRSASLPCSSESKVEVELQGLKSCISSPSATIDTMCGGYARLGDIYNCIEEIMGLPSNQIGLSFPQNKKMVEEELERSLALIDLCNSMQENLAELKMSTQELQLVLKRGDDASVQLKVESFIRLAKQAQKPFKKIASSKASGEDCRLVRLLAEAREMSVSLLESTSQLLLKQFATTKGSKWSLVQKRKVICEEEQLQALERCMGDLENGAELLFRRLIQSRVSLLNILSS, from the coding sequence ATGGTTGAGCACCAACAAAGCACATCTGCTCTTCACTTTCTCTTCCATTACAAACATAAACACATCATCAGTTCATCCATTAGAAACATGGCTTGCCATCAAAGATCCGCAAGTTTGCCTTGCTCCAGTGAATCCAAAGTGGAGGTGGAGCTGCAGGGCCTGAAGTCATGCATCTCTTCACCCTCCGCAACCATCGACACAATGTGTGGTGGTTACGCAAGGCTTGGAGACATCTACAACTGCATAGAGGAGATCATGGGCTTGCCCAGCAACCAAATTGGCCTCTCCTTCCCCCAAAACAAGAAAATGGTAGAAGAGGAACTGGAGAGATCCCTTGCGCTGATTGATCTCTGCAATTCCATGCAAGAGAATTTAGCAGAGCTGAAGATGAGTACCCAGGAGTTGCAACTGGTTCTCAAAAGAGGAGATGACGCGTCTGTTCAACTCAAGGTTGAGTCTTTCATTCGCCTCGCCAAGCAGGCGCAGAAGCCTTTCAAGAAGATCGCAAGCAGCAAAGCTAGTGGTGAGGATTGCAGGCTGGTCAGGCTACTGGCGGAAGCCAGAGAGATGTCTGTCTCTCTACTCGAGTCCACGTCGCAGCTGTTGCTGAAGCAGTTCGCCACCACCAAAGGAAGCAAATGGTCTCTTGTACAGAAAAGAAAGGTCATTTGCGAGGAGGAACAGTTGCAAGCGCTAGAGCGATGCATGGGAGATCTTGAAAACGGCGCTGAGCTTCTGTTCAGGAGATTGATCCAAAGCAGGGTTTCGCTCCTGAACATTCTCAGCTCGTAG